From the Prochlorococcus marinus str. AS9601 genome, the window TTCCCCTCAACTGAGGCATCGCATTAAATAAAACTTGCTGAAAATAATGCAAGGCATAATCAACTTCATCTAAAACTGAAGGTTTAAATTGATGCAATTCATCAGTCCTCCACCAAAGTCTTACTTCCTCTTTTAATTGGGTTTTTAAAGAATTTTTTTCTTCTTTTGTCAGAAATTGCTCAATCTGTATTTTTTTTAACAAATTTGCTACTCTTGTCTGCTTATGTCTAATCGTATGTCTTACTATCTCCGTCGGATGTGCAGTAAAAACTAAACGAATATCCATTTCCTGTAATAACTCTTCTAATTTGCCTGGTGGCACATTTAGTTTCCTAAGCCTGTAAAACAATTCTCTAAAAGTTACAGGAGCATTTTGCCTAGCCAATGCTGGGGCAAAAGGATCAAGATTGTCGGGCGATTTTTGAACATCCTTATTGGTAAAGCTTTGAATATATCTATCTTCCTCAACTCTTTGTTCCAAAATATTCACAAGTTGAAAATATAATGAAAAAGCCCTTGCTGCAGCTATGGATTCTGCTAAATCCATAGAATTTACAATATCAACTATTTCATTTTTAAAAGTTTTTGAACTATCGCCATCAATTTGTTTTGAATAACTTAATTCTTTAAGCTGTATCAACCTTTCTGCTTGATCATCTGGGCATTCTTCTCTTAGCACAGATTCCCAGAGATCTTCAATTAGAAGACGATTTTTATCAAGTGGATCATTGTTACTTATCAGATCCACATTATTATTTTTTACCTGGCGAAAAGATTCCATATAATCATTATGTCATAAGTGAAAATGTTCAGATCAAAGTTTATTTAAATAATCAAACATTCTAGGCCTCACTCCTAATCATATCTTCGATAGAAATTTTCATTATCTGCTCAATAGAAAGACCTTTTTCATATTGATTTATCCATTTCATAGATTGATTGCCTTCTTCAAGCACTTTATAGATAGGATCTAAAAGATGTTTCATACCAAAGCCTTCTGCTGTGGATGATAAATCTGATAATAAGTTTTGAATCCATTCACTACAAATAACTCTTTTGCCATCTTCCCAGTGAATTAACTCTGAATTCAGACTATCTTTAGCAGCATTAATTTCATTTTGATCACATATTTCTGATAACTCATCCAGAGAAAAAGTACTAGCATTCATAGGATCTAAGGTATTTATATTTTCAAAAAGATTTAAAATCCTCAGTTCTATCATGGCCGTTATCCCTAAAAGCAAATTAATATCGTGAACAAAATCACAAATTCTTAATTCCAAGCGATCAAGAATTAAAGGTCTTTGGGGACCATTTGGTCGGATTGAAGACCAAAAATGCCTGATATTTTGCATATTTTTATTAGCTATATTTTTCTCTATCCAGGCAATATAAGAATCATGATTCACAAAAAAAGGCACCTTACTTGGAGTTTTAGGAAACTGCATCCATCTCTGAGAGTGATTCTCCGTAATTTCATTATTTAAAAATGGTGAACTAGCACTTAGTGATAGATATAAAGCAGCCTCAGATCTTGTAAGTCTAATAGCCGCAAAAAGCTTATCTAAATCATCTATTCCTATGTTTATATGTACACTTGAAGTTGCTATGGCAGTTCCATAATTATCTTGTATAAATTGATGATAAAGATTGTTAATGTCAGATCTTTGAAATTGAATATCGTGTTCAAAACAAAGAGTTGATGAAGGAATGATTGTTAAATCTTTTTTGTTAAGCCATCGTCTTAACTTTTTTCTTGGAATTTTTAATTTCTCATATAAAGAACCGTAATCTTTTTCAGGAGTTGTTATGTATTCAACGTTTCTGTTATCTGGCTCTTTCACAAAATCAGGAAATATTTTCTCAATTTCATCCGAAACACCAATATGAGAATTTAAAGAGCCTGTAAAAAGTTCCACCTCAAAACCCTTATAAAGATTATTTTGACTCATTTATTTATCCAAACAGGCTAGTGCTTTTAGTATTCCCTTTGCTTTATTTATCGTCTCTTGATATTCATTTTCAGGAAAAGAATCAGCAACTATTCCAGCTCCTGCTTGCACTGAAACATCATATTTCCCATCTATTGAGGGTTTTACTATCATAGTTCTTATTGTAATTGCTGTATTTAATGCGCCATTAATATCAATAGATCCGTATACACCTGCATAAGGTCCTCTAGCATCTTTTTCAAAGTGCTTAATCAATTGCATAGCTCTTATTTTTGGAGCGCCAGTTACTGTCCCAGCGGGAAAGGATGCTTTGAGCAAATCCCATACATCAGCATTATTTTTTAAGATTCCCTCAACTTGACTGACTATATGCATAACATGTGAATATTTCTCAATAACCATTAAATCCTTGACCTTGACAGTACCAATTTCACAAACTCTTCCAAGATCATTTCTCCCAAGATCAATTAGCATTACATGCTCAGCTATCTCTTTTGGATCTTTTAATAATTCCTTTTCTAATTCCAAGTCTTGCTGATTATCAATACCTCTAGGTCTAGTGCCAGCTATTGGTCTTAAGCTTGCAACGATCTGACTATTTTTATTTTTTTCTGCTTTAACCATGACTTCAGGACTTGAACCTATCAGATACCATGAGCCAAAATCAAAAAATGACATGTATGGAGATGGATTAACCATTCTCAGACTTCTATATAAATTAAAGGGATCATTATTGACTTGAGTTTGGAATCTCTGACTAATAACTATTTGGAAGATATCTCCCTTTCTTATATATTCTTTTGCAGAGAGAACTGCATCCTCAAAATCTTTTTTCTCCCAATTACTTTCTAGATCTAAATTCAAATTCTCATTTTCATTCCAATCTAAAAACTCATTTTCTTTTAGAGGAACTCTCATTAAATTTCTAGTTTTCTTAATTCTAGAAATTGAGTTTAGGTACAACAGTTCAATTTCGCACTCTTTTGTAGAAGTTGTATCTGCATAAACCACTGCAGTAATACATCTTTTTATTTGATCAAAAACAACTATCTGATCAAAAAACATCCAGGAACCATAAGGGATATTGTTTTCTAATTTTTCATTTATTGGAACGCTTGGTTCTATTCGATTTATTAATTCATAACCCCAAGAGCCATATAACTGTCCAATTGAGGGTAATTCATCAAGCGTGGTTGACTTGTATTCGTTTGTCCAACTTCTCAAAATATCAAAAGGATCACCTTTATGTGTTTCAGTTTTGCCATTATTCCAAGTTTTAATTATTTCTTCTCCATAACAAACGGCTTCCCAAAGAGGTTGAGTAGCAACAATACTCCACCTACCCAAATTCTCGCCACCCTCAACAGATTCAAGAAAAACACCATGGGAATCTTTTGAAGATAATTTTAACCAAGTCGATAATGGAGTCTCTAAATCTGCTGGCCAAGTTTCAACTATAGGTATAAAGTTTTTACCTTCTTTGTAAGCCTTTAAAAAACTATCTTTTTGTGAGCTGATCATATTAATAATGTCAGCCCAAATTATAATTATTTTCTTCTTTTATATCAACTTTAAAGAAGTTAATCAAAAGTATTCTTAGTTGTAAATTTCAAACCAGCTGGA encodes:
- the gshA gene encoding glutamate--cysteine ligase, translated to MSQNNLYKGFEVELFTGSLNSHIGVSDEIEKIFPDFVKEPDNRNVEYITTPEKDYGSLYEKLKIPRKKLRRWLNKKDLTIIPSSTLCFEHDIQFQRSDINNLYHQFIQDNYGTAIATSSVHINIGIDDLDKLFAAIRLTRSEAALYLSLSASSPFLNNEITENHSQRWMQFPKTPSKVPFFVNHDSYIAWIEKNIANKNMQNIRHFWSSIRPNGPQRPLILDRLELRICDFVHDINLLLGITAMIELRILNLFENINTLDPMNASTFSLDELSEICDQNEINAAKDSLNSELIHWEDGKRVICSEWIQNLLSDLSSTAEGFGMKHLLDPIYKVLEEGNQSMKWINQYEKGLSIEQIMKISIEDMIRSEA
- a CDS encoding anthranilate synthase component I family protein, giving the protein MISSQKDSFLKAYKEGKNFIPIVETWPADLETPLSTWLKLSSKDSHGVFLESVEGGENLGRWSIVATQPLWEAVCYGEEIIKTWNNGKTETHKGDPFDILRSWTNEYKSTTLDELPSIGQLYGSWGYELINRIEPSVPINEKLENNIPYGSWMFFDQIVVFDQIKRCITAVVYADTTSTKECEIELLYLNSISRIKKTRNLMRVPLKENEFLDWNENENLNLDLESNWEKKDFEDAVLSAKEYIRKGDIFQIVISQRFQTQVNNDPFNLYRSLRMVNPSPYMSFFDFGSWYLIGSSPEVMVKAEKNKNSQIVASLRPIAGTRPRGIDNQQDLELEKELLKDPKEIAEHVMLIDLGRNDLGRVCEIGTVKVKDLMVIEKYSHVMHIVSQVEGILKNNADVWDLLKASFPAGTVTGAPKIRAMQLIKHFEKDARGPYAGVYGSIDINGALNTAITIRTMIVKPSIDGKYDVSVQAGAGIVADSFPENEYQETINKAKGILKALACLDK